A window from Sebastes fasciatus isolate fSebFas1 chromosome 22, fSebFas1.pri, whole genome shotgun sequence encodes these proteins:
- the gc2 gene encoding retinal guanylyl cyclase 2 → MQPQRRAFIISSPPTWKQTPDKTSDVTPSSVPPLRLHFSPVNHFAASQLSSVPSSSLTLSHLPLSRMYLSPPSLHGVLRPLLVLLASLCLLPCPAEAAWFRVGVLGPWGCDPLFAKALPSVAAQLAVNRINKDPSLSYAVTFEYNVLQEPCETSRALEKFMDFHTKASGYIGPANPGYCDSASMLSKGWNKALFPWGCVGYELDDVRSHPTFARSMPRPTWVLLSVMNYFRWAHVAIISSSEDIWVETATKVADSLRSHGLPVRLVSFMENTPHGIRRTLTKLRKMREIRVVILCMHSALIGGEPQKLLLETAYDMKLIDGSLVFVPYDTLLYSLPYRNVTYPALKRNSKLLRAYDAVLTVTIDSPRVSFYEAYREAMERGEVAKTLKPQQVSPLFGTIYSSVLFMAHAVHRVRESGEWMSGGNLARHTRNLDFQGFSYPIKTNGSGAALLDYLILDTDGLSWELKPTYRIDMEAGMVHYMGRDIHFPHGYAPRKDAPCWFTPGVLCSGGVDLFSTIGAFLGAIAASIFGVAFIYCIRRRITKIRLLKGPNRILLTLADVTFINPSLSNKKLSLDDSRASGVRSMSDVTSPVSTQSPATYENSNVVIFEGDWAWLKRLPDGSFSSINPKTSDVFELMKDMRHENVNPFLGFFKDCGVFAIVTEFCSRGSLEDLLLNEDVKLDWMFKSSLLLDLIKGMKYLHHRGVSHTRLKSRNCVVDGRFVLKVTDYGYNEVLEAQRFSYVEPLADELLWTAPEILRSRQPELHGTHFGDVYSFAIIMQEVVVRGPPFCMMDMSAEEIIEKLRKPPPLFRPVVSPDYAPLECIQLMKQCWNEQPDKRLCFEEIFDQFKNINKGKKTNIIDSMLRMLEQYSSNLEELIRERTEELEIEKQKTEKLLTQMLPPSVAEALKVGGTVEPEHFDNVTLYFSDVVGFTTISANSEPIEVVDLLNDLYTVFDAIIGNHDVYKVETIGDAYMVASGLPVPNDNRHAAEIANMALDILSAVGTFKMRHMPDVPVRIRIGLHSGPCVAGVVGLTMPRYCLFGDTVTTASRMESSGLPYRIHIHQSTVQILRDLNLGYKVELRSRTEVKGKGVEETYWLVGREGFSKPLPVPPEVKTGQMAHGLQMAEIAQYKKRKAERQQQEQLAKKKN, encoded by the exons ATGCAACCACAGCGACGTGCCTTCATCATCTCCTCACCTCCAACATGGAAGCAGACACCAGACAAAACCTCTGACGTCACCCCTTCCTCCGTTCCTCCTCTTCGTCTTCACTTCTCTCCTGTCAACCACTTTGCTGCATCCCAACTTTCTTCTGTTCCCTCTTCTTCCTTAACTTTATCCCACCTTCCTCTGTCACGCATGtatctctctcctccatccctccacgGCGTCCTGAGGCCCCTCCTGGTCCTCCTGGCCTCCCTGTGTTTACTGCCCTGCCCAGCAGAAGCAGCCTGGTTTCGGGTCGGGGTGTTGGGGCCGTGGGGGTGCGACCCTCTCTTTGCGAAAGCCCTCCCCAGTGTGGCGGCACAGCTCGCCGTCAACCGCATCAACAAGGACCCCTCGCTGTCCTACGCTGTGACGTTTGAGTATAATGTGCTGCAG GAGCCATGTGAGACATCGAGGGCGCTGGAGAAGTTCATGGATTTCCACACCAAGGCCTCCGGGTACATTGGACCAGCCAACCCCGGCTACTGTGACTCTGCTTCAATGCTGAGCAAAGGCTGGAACAAG GCATTGTTTCCTTGGGGTTGTGTCGGCTATGAGCTGGACGATGTTCGGAGCCACCCAACCTTTGCCCGCTCCATGCCGAGGCCCACCTGGGTGCTGCTCAGCGTCATGAACTACTTCAGGTGGGCCCACGTCGCCATCATCTCGTCCTCAGAGGACATCTGGGTGGAGACGGCCACCAAG GTAGCTGATTCCTTACGGAGCCACGGCCTGCCGGTCAGACTGGTCAGTTTTATGGAGAACACACCTCACGGCATCAgacgaactctgaccaaactcCGCAAGATGAGAGAAATACGAG TTGTGATCCTCTGCATGCACTCTGCGCTGATCGGCGGTGAACCCCAGAAGCTGCTCTTAGAGACGGCCTACGATATGAAACTGATCGACGGCTCCCTGGTCTTTGTGCCCTACGACACCCTGCTCTACAGCCTGCCCTACCGCAACGTGACCTACCCGGCTCTGAAGAGGAACAGCAAACTGCTGCGGGCCTACGACGCCGTGTTAACCGTCACCATCGATTCACCCCGGGTGTCCTTCTACGAGGCCTACAGGGAGGCCATGGAGAGGGGGGAGGTGGCCAAGACGCTGAAGCCTCAGCAG GTGTCTCCACTCTTTGGCACCATCTACAGCTCCGTCCTCTTCATGGCTCACGCAGTGCATCGGGTTCGGGAAAGCGGGGAGTGGATGTCTGGTGGAAACCTGGCAAGACACACCCGCAACCTGGACTTCCAG GGCTTCAGTTACCCGATCAAAACCAACGGTTCTGGAGCGGCTCTGCTGGACTACCTCATACTGGACACAGATGGACTCTCCTGGGAGCTGAAGCCAACATACAG gatcgacatggaggccGGTATGGTGCATTACATGGGTCGAGACATCCACTTCCCTCACGGCTACGCACCCAGAAAGgacgccccctgctggtttACTCCTGGAGTCCTCTGCTCAGGGg GTGTGGATCTGTTCTCGACCATCGGCGCGTTCCTCGGAGCGATAGCTGCCTCTATTTTTGGAGTGGCATTTATTTACTGCATCAG GCGACGCATCACAAAGATCCGACTGCTTAAGGGTCCAAACAGGATCTTGCTGACTCTGGCTGATGTCACATTCATCAACCCGTCGCTAAGCAACAAG AAGCTGAGTCTGGATGACAGCAGGGCGAGCGGCGTGAGGAGCATGTCAGACGTCACATCGCCCGTCTCCACCCAATCTCCCGCCACCTACGAGAACTCCAACGTTGTCATTTTCGAG gGTGACTGGGCGTGGCTGAAGAGACTTCCTGATGGCTCATTCAGCAGCATCAACCCCAAAACCAGCGATGTGTTTGAGCTG ATGAAGGACATGCGTCATGAGAATGTCAACCCCTTCCTGGGCTTCTTTAAAGACTGTGGCGTGTTCGCCATCGTGACCGAGTTCTGCTCCAGAGGAAGTTTGGAGGACCTGCTGCTGAATGAAGACGTCAAACTGGACTGGATGTTCAAGTCGTCGCTGCTACTGGATTTAATTAAG GGTATGAAGTACCTCCACCACCGCGGAGTGTCCCACACTCGTCTCAAGTCCCGTAACTGCGTGGTGGACGGGCGTTTTGTCCTGAAGGTCACAGACTACGGCTACAACGAGGTTCTGGAGGCTCAGAGGTTCTCCTACGTGGAACCACTCGCAGACG AGCTTCTGTGGACGGCTCCGGAGATCCTGAGGAGCAGGCAGCCGGAGCTTCACGGGACTCATTTTGGAGACGTGTACAGCTTCGCCATCATCATGCAGGAAGTGGTGGTCAGAGGGCCTCCTTTCTGCATGATGGACATGTCTGCCGAAG AAATAATAGAGAAGCTGCGTAagcctcctcctctgttccgCCCGGTGGTCAGTCCGGACTACGCTCCTTTAGAGTGCATCCAGCTGATGAAACAGTGCTGGAACGAACAGCCAGACAAGAGACTGTGCTTTGAGGAGATCTTTGACCAG TTTAAGAACATCAACAAGGGGAAGAAGACCAACATCATAGACTCCATGCTGAGGATGCTGGAGCAGTACTCGTCTAACCTGGAGGAGCTGATCCGGGAGCGAACGGAGGAGCTGGAGATCGAGAAACAGAAGACAGAGAAGCTGCTGACACAGATGCTTCCTCC GTCAGTGGCCGAGGCTTTGAAGGTGGGCGGTACAGTCGAACCGGAGCACTTTGACAACGTGACGCTTTACTTCAGCGACGTTGTCGGCTTCACCACCATCTCAGCCAACAGCGAACCCATCGAAGTGGTCGACCTGCTCAACGACCTCTACACGGTTTTTGACGCCATCATAGGAAACCATGATGTCTACAAG GTGGAGACTATCGGTGATGCTTACATGGTGGCGTCAGGTCTTCCCGTCCCCAACGACAACCGCCATGCGGCTGAGATAGCCAACATGGCGCTTGACATCCTGAGCGCTGTGGGAACCTTCAAGATGAGACACATGCCCGACGTTCCTGTCAGGATTCGTATAGGACTGCACTCAG GTCCATGTGTAGCAGGTGTGGTAGGTCTCACCATGCCTCGCTACTGTCTGTTTGGAGACACAGTGACCACCGCCTCTCGTATGGAGTCCAGCGGGTTGC CCTACAGGATCCACATTCACCAGAGTACAGTGCAGATCCTGCGGGACTTAAATCTCGGCTACAAGGTCGAGTTGAGGAGCAGGACAGAAGTCAAG gggAAAGGAGTAGAGGAGACCTACTGGCTTGTAGGGAGAGAAGGATTTAGCAaacctcttcctgttcctccaGAGGTCAAGACCGG GCAAATGGCCCACGGGCTACAGATGGCCGAGATAGCCCAGTACAAGAAACGGAAAGCTGAGAGGCAACAACAGGAACAGCTtgcaaagaagaaaaactgA